CAGAGTCAAAGTACGACTATGTAAAAACAGGAACTTAACATATGTAAAGAAACTAAAGTAACAACGAACCATTTATTGACATAGCTGACCTATAGTAATAGCATACTCTTTACCTTAATTTTTTAACTCTCGTATATCGAGAAATTTCAAAATGCAGTAAATACGTAATCACCTAGCTGATTTATAAAAGCTTTATATTCTACATAGAAAATTATACTTAATGCGAACACTAATAACTGGTGCATCGGGACAGTTAGGCATAGAACTCTCACGCTTACTCTCAGAAAGACATGAAGTAATAAAAGTCTACAATTCTTCAGAAATTCAAGGAGGTTACAAACTCGACCTTACCGATTTCCCGCGACTAGAGGACTTCATAATAAAGAAAAGACCAGACGTAATAATTAATGCAGCAGCAATGACTGACGTAGACAAATGCGAAATAGAGAAGGAGAAGGCATATAAAATAAACGCTGAGGCAGTTAGACACATAGTTAGAGCGGGAAAAGTAATAGATTCCTACATAGTCCACATCAGTACCGATTACGTGTTTGACGGAGAAAAAGGTAACTATAAAGAAGAAGATATACCTAATCCCATAAATTATTACGGTTTAAGCAAGCTTTTAGGGGAAACATTTGCTCTACAAGATGATAGTTTAATAATCAGAACTTCTGGTATTTTTAGGAATAAGGGGTTTCCAATTTACGTTTATAAAACTCTTAAGGAAGGGAAGACTGTATTCGCTTTTAAGGGCTATTACTCTCCTATCTCAGCAAGAAAACTTGCTTCTGCAATACTTGAACTTTTAGAATTAAGAAAGACTGGGATCATTCACGTTGCCGGTGAGAGGATTTCACGTTTTGAATTAGCTTTAAAGATTAAGGAGAAGTTTAATTTACCGGGAGAAGTTAAAGAAGTTGATGAAGTTAGGGGGTGGATAGCTAAAAGGCCTTACGATTCCTCTCTCGATTCTTCAAGGGCTAGGAAAATACTTTCAACAGATTTTTACACATTGGATCTAGACGGTATGGTGGTGTGAATGGAGGCGGTAATTTTACACGGAGGTCAAGGTACTAGATTAAGGCCTTTAACTCACACTGGCCCTAAACAGTTAATAAAAGTAGCGGGAAAGCCTGTTTCCCAGTGGGTTTTAGAACAGATAAGGGATTCTGGAATTAGAGACGTAGTGATAGTTTTAGGTGATAATACCCCAAAGAGGGTTGTAGACTATTATGGTGATGGTAGTAAGTTTGGGGTAAATATTACCTATGTTTATCAAGGTAAGGCAAGAGGTTTGGCAGACGCAGTATATAAAGTTAAGGATGTAGTATCTAAGAAGTTTTTGGTTTATTTAGGGGACAATCTTGTGCCTTACGATCTGAGGAAGTTTATGTCGTTTAAAGGCTCAGCTTCTATACTTTTGGCTAAGGTTGATAATCCTAACCGTTTCGGAGTTGCTGTAATAAAAGAAAATAAGGTTGTGAAGTTGGTAGAGAAGCCTAAGGAACCTATTTCCGATTTAGCGTTAGTAGGTGTTTATGCATTTACTGACGAGATTTTTGAGGTTATTGAGAGTCTGAGACCTAGTTGGAGGGGGGAATTGGAGATAACTGATGCTATACAAGGCTTAATAGATGAAGGTAAAGAGGTTAATTACGAAATAGTCCAAGGGTGGTGGAAGGATACTGGGACACCTAGGGACATATTGGAGGCTAATTCTTTTTTATTAGATAGGTATACTGAGAGGAGGATTGAAGGTGATGTGGACAATTCTACTATAGACGGTAGGGTTATAGTGGAGAAGGGGACTGTGATAAAGAACTCGGTTATTAGGGGTCCCGTATATATAGGTAGGGATAGTAAGATAGTGAATTCCTATGTTGGTCCTTTCACTTCAATAGGGGATTCGAGTCAAGTTGTTGATAGTGAGGTTGAGTATAGTGTCATTTTGGATAATGTAAGGATTAAGGGGGTTTCACTTATGGATTCGTTAATAGGGAACAATTCTGTCGTGGAGAAGGGAAATAGGTGGCAGAGGCTAATAATAGGTGAGAATTCTTCGGTGATATTATGATAATTATTGGTGGTGCTGGTTTCATAGGCTCTGCGTTTGTAAGAGAGGTGAATAGGAGGGGAATTAAACCGGTTGTGATTGATTTACTTACTTATGCCGGAAGGATGGAGAACTTAATTGGTACTAATCATGATTTCGTAAGGGCTGACATTAGGAGTGAGGAGATTCATAATATTTTGAAAGAAAAAGAGTCTGCTAGTAATGTCGTTGTTAATTTTGCGGCTGAGACTCATGTGGATAGGTCTATTTATAAGCCTCAGGATTTTGTGACTACTAATGTCATAGGAGTAGTGAACCTACTAGAAGCTGCTAGGAAATATGATTTTAATTATGTTCATATTTCTACTGATGAGGTTTATGGTGAGGAGTGTGGGGATGAGGATTCTCCTTTAAAACCATCTTCACCTTATAGTGCTTCTAAGGCTTCTGCTGATTTATTCGTTAAGGCTTATGTTAGGACTTACGGGATTAAGGCTATAATTATAAGGCCTTCAAACAACTACGGCCCTAGGCAGTTCCCAGAAAAGCTTATTCCTAAGGTGATAATTAGGACTTTGATGGGGGAGTATGTCCCTATTTATGGTGATGGGAGAGCTGAGAGGGATTGGATTTATGTTGAGGATACTGCTAGGATAATTTATGATATTTTAGAAATGGCGGAATGGAGAGGGGAAGTTTATAATATTCCTGGAGGACAGAGGTATAGTGTGCTTGACGTTGTTAAGATGATCGGTGAGGTCATGGGGAGGGAGGTAAAAATTAAGTTTGTTAGTGATAGGCCCGGTCATGATAGGAGGTATTGTATGATTACTAAGCTTAAGTATGAGGTTACGCCGTTAAGGGAGGGGTTGAGGAGGACTGTTGAGTGGTATTTGAATAATAGGTGGTGGTGGGAGCCATTGATAAAGGATAAGTTCTTTGTAGAAGATGAGCCTTGGAAAGTAAAAGTTAGTAAATAATGCTAATACAAAGTAGTATAAATTCTTAGCTAAAGGTTTTTGATTTTATATCTTAAATAGTTTGGTAAACTTCTAAAAACTACATCATCTTCCCTTTTCTTTTAGTAGAGGAGAGTATAGATTCTCTATCACTGTTTGATAAAAAGGCTAGAAGTCACTTCTCCTTAAGATGATAACTTTCGCTGGAGTTTTTGTGAATGTCAGTTATCACAGTCTAATTCTTAGAAACCGAGTAAATAAAAGTTCACATTTAATGAATTAAGTGTTACTAGTCCTTCGTTAACATGTATAGTGAAGTAGCAGTACCAAAAGCGTCAATAGCTAGGTCGTAGAAGTTCTTCTGAGAAATATCATATGCTGCATTACCTAAGTTATATACTGCATGTAATGATGCAATTATTTTTCTCTTGCTCATTAAAGATTCTGCTAAGACAAAAATTATGTTTAATAAAACTTTTAGCGCATTCATATGCAGCCACTTTACTGAAAACTTATAAATCTTTTTTTCCATACTTATTGCTTTTTTGAATATTCAATTTTACCAATTTTTATGTTTATTAATTTCTCTTAATTTCAAGCGTTGGTTTAAAAAGTAGGCTTTACGTTGATTTTGATAAAAATTCAAGAAATACGCAAAAGAAGTGGGAAAAGACCAGTTAGTTATTTTAAGGTTTTGTGCCTTAGAAACAGTGTTACACAATTCATTAACTTCGCTATAACTTCTTCAAGTTCATTTTCCTTAGTATTCCAATAGCCCAGAAATAGGATATATTTGTTTTCCTCATTAGACTTACTTATCAAATTCATTTTTAGCTATTTGGAGGAATAAATATATTTATGAACTACTTATTTAAATATTTAGGAAGAGTGAGTGTAGATAATAATTTATTAATTCTGTGAAAATTGTATTAGGAGTAAAATTTAATTCAATTGGTTGTAAAATTTATTAGATAATATAATAAAGTAAAGTTATTGAAGTTTGATCTTTTAAAGATTTTTATTATCAGCCAGAGAATTTAAAAGAGTAATTCTAATATAATTATAATTAATTTGAAATTATTTTCATTATTAGACGCAGTGAAGTAAGTTGTAAATAACATAGTCTAAATTTATTAAGATGTTTTAAAAATTAATACATGATAAGTTTTGCGGCATTTAACACAAGAGAATAGATTAGAAGTTATAAAGACTTATATATATCATGAACTATCCTCATTAACTCCAAATTCTATCTTTCCCAAAATTGATAATCTAGTAAATGAATGTAAATCCGCAAAAAATAGTAACGATAATATCATAATTGAGAAATGTAAAGAGATTTACGATCTCTTTTATGGGTTAAGTTTAATATACAAAAGAAAATTTATAGCAAGAGAGGTAACTGCAGAGACGTGCGAATGGAACTATTACGGTGATGGAATACCATTGAAAAAATTGATACTAACCACTAATATAGATTCTTACACTGAAAAGAACTCGTGTAATTGCCAAAAGATAAATTGGATGAAATGTCAGGCTATAATACAAAGTTGTAACACATGCTTAATTAAGACAATAGCTGCTAACGCATTATCGGACAATAGTTTAAAGAATACCTTAATTAATAACGGTAAAAACTATTGTAAAAAGGGAAGAAATATAGATGATCCTATAATAGTGATAAAGTGTCCGGACATTCCAGATTTTTATGATTTTTATGTAATACTAGATGGTAATGGTAGGGCGTTGTACAAACTTTACGATAAAAATTTCAATTCTTCAGAAAAAATACCTGCATATGTAGGTGAATGTAAAGGTAATCCTAAGAATTTTTATGTACCAGAGGGAATGTACCACTTTATAGAAGAGATTAAGAATGGCAACTATGCAGAGATAATAAATAAAATCATAGAAATTTTGAATAAAAGCACAGAGAAAGCTAAGCCCTAGTATTTATGAAGACCTTATTTTCTAAGTAACATATAAACTATAGTATAATGATTATTATCTTCTATATAGTATTTATAGTGCTTTTCATAGTAAATGCTTTGACCATCAAAAGATGCACTGATTGACTTGAGTAACTTGCTTATTTTAACATCTTAAGCTATTTTACCTCATAGGTATTATGAAAAAGACTATATGTGAACTCATTCCAAAAATACTATACTCATTAAAAGCTTCCTTTTGTTTACTATTCTGTAGCTAATTATTCATCAATTAGGTACTTCGCTCAAGCATAAAGAATATATATTTATTGTCTATTTACTTACTAACGAAATGAATAGTTACTTCAGTAACGCGTATCCGGTTTATATATTTACAGTTACAAATTCTCATGTTGGTAGTGGATCCTCAGTAAGTGAAGAAGTGGATTTACCATTTCAGAGGGATCATCTTGGATACCCTACTATCTATGCCTCCAGCCTAAAGGGAGCGATAAAATCATACCTTATTAATACTATTTCAGATTCCGAAGAAAGGAAAAACGTAGAAATCCTATTCGGCAAAGATTCAACCCCAGATGAAGTATCGAAGGTAGTAATCCTAGATGCAGTTCTTCTTCTTATCCCTGTTAGAATAATTCCAATCTCTAAAGACTTTGAAGGAGTTTACTCATATGCTACTACAGAAGAGCTTCTGGAGACAGCTAAGTCATATTTGGATGCTGTAAGTAATTTATTAAGAACTCAGAATACTGAGAAAAATGTTGACTTTTTCCTAGCTGGTAATGGGGATAAAGAGTTAATTGTGAACGAGAGCTACTTTAAATTTAAAAAAGACGATGAACTAAAAAAGAGTTATTCTATTTTAATTCCTCCAGAAATTAAGAGTGTTATGGTATTTAGGGGCAATACTGGTAGGGATATAATTAACAGGTCTCTAATTAGGGTTAGGAGGATAAGGATAGATAGAGAAAAGAAGACTGCGTCTGAACGAGGGCTATGGAGTGAAGAATATGTACCGCGCGGGACATACTTTTTCACTATAATTTTAGTAAGGAGTGATAAAGAAAAGAATATTAACGAAATATTCAAGAAGTTTAACGATAAACTTCTTAATTATATTATTATTGGAGGTCATGAGACCATTGGTAAAGGAATAGTTAGACTTATGTGGTGGTCATATGGTTGAGGGGGTAAAGCTTGCTATTAGCATTTTTCCTAAAGTTATATTGCAACTTAAAGATAATGAAACCCTTAAGCTCTTTAGAAGTAGATGTAGAGACTTTCCAGAAGAAACACTAAATAGTGGTTTTGTGCCCACTTTTCTCTTCTATTTATCTAAATCCGATCTCTGCACATTAGTTAAATTTGTGAATTACCTAAATAATGGTGGTTCGGACATTAAAATAGGTAATCTCAGAAGTACTGAAACTTCTTATACAGTATATTCAGCATTGATTCTCTATTTCCTTACTAATGAAGAACTAAAGGAAAAGTTCTTAAAAGAAATTAACCTTGATGAACTATGCCCTAAGAATAATGTTACTCAAAGTGCAAATGCACTGATGCATCTCTTAAATAATCTATATTCTAACTCGTCTATTGTTACTTTGCTGATGAAGGATTACCTACTTACTCTGAAAAGGCTTGCAGAGGCGTTGATAAATGTATGAAGAAGTAATGAATATTGAAGCTAAGGCATTATATCCCATTGTTGGAGGATATAACCAGTATCCAGTGAGCTTAAAAGTTGGTTATGAAGAGCCCATAAGGTCTACTGAGATTAAAGGGCTTTGGAAATGGTGGACTAGGATTCTAATTGAGAGTGCGATTGAAAGAAAACGGCATGGTGTAACAAAATATAATGACCTTAATAAATTGCTTGAAGATTTTTTTGGGAGCACGAACTTTAAATCTCCCATTAGAGTCAGGATTGAAATTGAAGATAACTTTATCACTATTTTTAAAGCAATCTGGGATTTTATAATAAGAATTCTTGAAAATAGAAAAGTTACTGTTAAATCTGAAAACACTCAGAATTTAAACATAGCTGACACTATAATAATTCCTACTATCAACATTAATATTGGAAATAGCACTATCTTTAAAATTACTGAGAATAATCATGTGATTAGAGTTAAGAGAGAGAATAACCCCGAAAATAATACTCTTAATATAACTCTAGATCTTAACGCAAAAAAATTAACAGCTACCCTCAATAACAATCAAATTGAATTAAAATTAAGAGATAAAACACTTGATAAGTATTTGCGTCTTGATAAATTATCTGACTTTCTTTCGATTCCGCGTATTATGCTAGATTTATTGAAATACAATAATAAAGGTGTAATTGTAAGCAATGAAATAACCTCAACAGAATCTGAAATCTTAGCAGATATAATCATGGAAATACTTACTGCCTTCTTAATTCCTAAAGAAATTAAGTTTCGTATTATTGTTGAGGTTGATAAGGAGAGAATTAATAAAGAAAAGCTGCGATTTGCACTTTATTCTCTACTTATCTTTTTAATAATGGGAGGAATCGGGAGAATTTCGAATAGAGGATTAGGCTCACTTTCTCCTTTATCACTAGAGTGCAAAGACAAGGAATTATGTGGAGATTTACAGTCTAGGTTTGATAACTTTAAGAGAATATCTAGAGATAAGGAGCTTTCAGAATTTATTCGGAGACTAATAAATGAAACGATGTCTATGTTAAATGATGAGATAACCAAGACTATTAGAATGGATAAATATAAGGATATATTCTTCTTCTCTGATTCTTCATTAAGATATATCTTAGCTAAGCAAGTCAAGGAACCCATTAAGGCCATTAATATGCTGGGTAAAGCCACTTCGTTGCGTAATGTTGGAGGTAGAAATTTCGCAGAAGAGGTATTTGGAAGCCCAAGAGGTTCAAACAAACACCGATCCCCGTCACTCTTCAGGTTTAAAATTCTTGAAATACAAGGTAAATATTATTTATTACAATATTTTCTGGATAAATATGATAAAAATAAAAAACGACTGATTGATAAATATAAAAATAAAATAAATGAATTTATTAATAAAATTAAAATTTCGGAGGATGTGACATAAATGGATTT
The sequence above is drawn from the Sulfurisphaera tokodaii str. 7 genome and encodes:
- a CDS encoding glucose-1-phosphate thymidylyltransferase; translated protein: MEAVILHGGQGTRLRPLTHTGPKQLIKVAGKPVSQWVLEQIRDSGIRDVVIVLGDNTPKRVVDYYGDGSKFGVNITYVYQGKARGLADAVYKVKDVVSKKFLVYLGDNLVPYDLRKFMSFKGSASILLAKVDNPNRFGVAVIKENKVVKLVEKPKEPISDLALVGVYAFTDEIFEVIESLRPSWRGELEITDAIQGLIDEGKEVNYEIVQGWWKDTGTPRDILEANSFLLDRYTERRIEGDVDNSTIDGRVIVEKGTVIKNSVIRGPVYIGRDSKIVNSYVGPFTSIGDSSQVVDSEVEYSVILDNVRIKGVSLMDSLIGNNSVVEKGNRWQRLIIGENSSVIL
- a CDS encoding dTDP-glucose 4,6-dehydratase, which gives rise to MIIIGGAGFIGSAFVREVNRRGIKPVVIDLLTYAGRMENLIGTNHDFVRADIRSEEIHNILKEKESASNVVVNFAAETHVDRSIYKPQDFVTTNVIGVVNLLEAARKYDFNYVHISTDEVYGEECGDEDSPLKPSSPYSASKASADLFVKAYVRTYGIKAIIIRPSNNYGPRQFPEKLIPKVIIRTLMGEYVPIYGDGRAERDWIYVEDTARIIYDILEMAEWRGEVYNIPGGQRYSVLDVVKMIGEVMGREVKIKFVSDRPGHDRRYCMITKLKYEVTPLREGLRRTVEWYLNNRWWWEPLIKDKFFVEDEPWKVKVSK
- the cmr4 gene encoding type III-B CRISPR module RAMP protein Cmr4, translated to MNSYFSNAYPVYIFTVTNSHVGSGSSVSEEVDLPFQRDHLGYPTIYASSLKGAIKSYLINTISDSEERKNVEILFGKDSTPDEVSKVVILDAVLLLIPVRIIPISKDFEGVYSYATTEELLETAKSYLDAVSNLLRTQNTEKNVDFFLAGNGDKELIVNESYFKFKKDDELKKSYSILIPPEIKSVMVFRGNTGRDIINRSLIRVRRIRIDREKKTASERGLWSEEYVPRGTYFFTIILVRSDKEKNINEIFKKFNDKLLNYIIIGGHETIGKGIVRLMWWSYG
- a CDS encoding SDR family oxidoreductase, encoding MRTLITGASGQLGIELSRLLSERHEVIKVYNSSEIQGGYKLDLTDFPRLEDFIIKKRPDVIINAAAMTDVDKCEIEKEKAYKINAEAVRHIVRAGKVIDSYIVHISTDYVFDGEKGNYKEEDIPNPINYYGLSKLLGETFALQDDSLIIRTSGIFRNKGFPIYVYKTLKEGKTVFAFKGYYSPISARKLASAILELLELRKTGIIHVAGERISRFELALKIKEKFNLPGEVKEVDEVRGWIAKRPYDSSLDSSRARKILSTDFYTLDLDGMVV
- the cmr1 gene encoding type III-B CRISPR module RAMP protein Cmr1: MYEEVMNIEAKALYPIVGGYNQYPVSLKVGYEEPIRSTEIKGLWKWWTRILIESAIERKRHGVTKYNDLNKLLEDFFGSTNFKSPIRVRIEIEDNFITIFKAIWDFIIRILENRKVTVKSENTQNLNIADTIIIPTININIGNSTIFKITENNHVIRVKRENNPENNTLNITLDLNAKKLTATLNNNQIELKLRDKTLDKYLRLDKLSDFLSIPRIMLDLLKYNNKGVIVSNEITSTESEILADIIMEILTAFLIPKEIKFRIIVEVDKERINKEKLRFALYSLLIFLIMGGIGRISNRGLGSLSPLSLECKDKELCGDLQSRFDNFKRISRDKELSEFIRRLINETMSMLNDEITKTIRMDKYKDIFFFSDSSLRYILAKQVKEPIKAINMLGKATSLRNVGGRNFAEEVFGSPRGSNKHRSPSLFRFKILEIQGKYYLLQYFLDKYDKNKKRLIDKYKNKINEFINKIKISEDVT
- the cmr5 gene encoding type III-B CRISPR module-associated protein Cmr5 — translated: MVEGVKLAISIFPKVILQLKDNETLKLFRSRCRDFPEETLNSGFVPTFLFYLSKSDLCTLVKFVNYLNNGGSDIKIGNLRSTETSYTVYSALILYFLTNEELKEKFLKEINLDELCPKNNVTQSANALMHLLNNLYSNSSIVTLLMKDYLLTLKRLAEALINV